From the Kogia breviceps isolate mKogBre1 chromosome 15, mKogBre1 haplotype 1, whole genome shotgun sequence genome, one window contains:
- the CXXC1 gene encoding CXXC-type zinc finger protein 1 isoform X2 — protein MEADASDPEPPDAGEDSKSENGENAPIYCICRKPDINCFMIGCDNCNEWFHGDCIRITEKMAKAIREWYCRECREKDPKLEIRYRHKKSRERDSTERDGSEPRDEGGGRKRPAPDLDLQRRAGSGTGVGAMLARGSASPHKSSPQPLVATPSQHHQQQQQIKRSARMCGECEACRRTEDCGHCDFCRDMKKFGGPNKIRQKCRLRQCQLRARLSPVTPSESLPRPRRPLPAQQQPQPSQKLGRIREDEGAVASAAVKEPPEATATPEPLSDEDLPLDPDLYQDFCAGAFDDHSLPWMSDTEESPFLDPALRKRAVKVKHVKRREKKSEKKKEERYKRHRQKQKHKDKWKHPERTDAKDPASLPQCLGPGCVRAAQPGSKYCSDDCGMKLAANRIYEILPQRIQQWQQSPCIAEEHGKKLLERIRREQQSARTRLQEMERRFHELEAIILRAKQQAVREDEESNEGDSDDTDLQIFCVSCGHPINPRVALRHMERCYAKYESQTSFGSMYPTRIEGATRLFCDVYNPQSKTYCKRLQVLCPEHSRDPKVPADEVCGCPLVRDVFELTGDFCRLPKRQCNRHYCWEKLRRAEVDLERVRVWYKLDELFEQERNVRTAMTNRAGLLALMLHQTIQHDPLTTDLRSSADR, from the exons ATG GAGGCGGATGCTTCAGACCCAGAGCCTCCAGATGCCGGGGAGGACAGCAAGTCAGAGAACGGGGAAAACGCGCCCATCTACTGCATCTGCCGCAAACCAGACATCAATTGCTTCATGAT TGGCTGTGACAACTGCAATGAGTGGTTTCATGGGGACTGCATCCGGATCACTGAGAAGATGGCCAAGGCCATCCGGGAGTGGTACTGCCGGGAGTGCCGAG AGAAGGACCCCAAGCTGGAGATCCGCTATCGGCACAAGAAGTCACGGGAGCGGGACAGCACTGAGCGAGACGGCAGTGAGCCCCGGGATGAGGGTGGAGGGCGCAAGAGGCCTGCCCCGGATCTGGACCTGCAGCGCCGGGCGGGGTCAGGGACAGGGGTTGGGGCCATGCTTGCTCGGGGCTCTGCTTCGCCCCACAAATCCTCTCCACAGCCCCTGGTGGCCACGCCCAGCCAG catcaccagcagcagcagcagatcaAACGGTCAGCCCGTATGTGTGGCGAGTGTGAGGCCTGCCGGCGCACCGAGGACTGTGGCCACTGTGACTTCTGCCGAGACATGAAGAAGTTTGGGGGCCCCAACAAGATCCGGCAGAAGTGCCGGCTGCGTCAGTGCCAGCTTCGGGCCCGG CTCTCGCCAGTGACGCCCTCAGAGTCCCTGCCAAGGCCTCGCCGGCCACTGCCCGCCCAGCAGCAGCCACAGCCATCGCAGAAACTGGGGCGCATCCGCGAGGACGAGGGGGCAGTGGCATCAGCAGCAGTCAAGGAGCCACCTGAGGCTACGGCTACACCCGAGCCGCTCTCAGACGAGGACCTCCCGCTGGACCCTGACCTGTACCAGGACTTCTGTGCAGGGGCCTTTGATGACCACAGCCTG CCCTGGATGAGTGACACGGAGGAGTCCCCGTTCCTGGACCCTGCGCTGCGGAAGAGGGCGGTGAAAGTGAAGCACGTGAAGCGTCGAGAGAAGAAGTCTGAGAAGAAG aaggaagaaagatacAAGCGGCATCGGCAGAAGCAGAAGCACAAGGACAAATGGAAGCACCCAGAGCGCACTGACGCCAAGGACCCTGCGTCGCTGCCACAGTGCCTGGGCCCTGGCTGTGTGCGCGCTGCCCAGCCTGGCTCCAAGTATTGCTCAGACGACTGCGGCATGAAGCTGGCAGCCAA CCGCATCTACGAGATCCTCCCCCAGCGCATCCAGCAGTGGCAGCAGAGCCCCTGCATTGCTGAGGAGCATGGCAAGAAGCTGCTCGAACGCATCCGCCGGGAGCAGCAGAGCGCCCGCACCCGCCTTCAGGAAATGGAGCGCCGATTCCACGAGCTCGAGGCCATTATCCTGCGGGCCAAACAGCAGGCTGTGCGCGAGGACGAGGAG AGCAATGAGGGTGACAGCGATGACACGGACCTGCAGATCTTCTGCGTCTCCTGCGGGCACCCCATCAACCCACGTGTTGCCTTGCGCCACATGGAGCGCTGCTACGCCAAG TACGAAAGCCAGACGTCCTTTGGGTCCATGTACCCGACCCGCATCGAGGG GGCCACACGACTCTTCTGCGATGTCTACAATCCTCAGAGCAAGACATACTGCAAGCGGCTCCAGGTGCTGTGCCCCGAGCACTCACGGGACCCCAAA GTGCCAGCTGACGAGGTATGCGGGTGCCCCCTTGTACGTGACGTCTTCGAGCTCACGGGTGACTTCTGCCGCCTGCCCAAGCGCCAGTGCAACCGCCACTACTGCTGGGAGAAGCTGCGGCGTGCCGAGGTGGACCTGGAGCGCGTGCGCGTG TGGTACAAGCTGGACGAGCTGTTTGAGCAGGAGCGCAACGTCCGCACCGCCATGACCAACCGCGCGGGCTTACTGGCCCTGATGCTGCACCAAACCATCCAGCACGACCCGCTCACGACCGACCTGCGCTCCAGTGCCGACCGCTGA
- the CXXC1 gene encoding CXXC-type zinc finger protein 1 isoform X1 has protein sequence MEADASDPEPPDAGEDSKSENGENAPIYCICRKPDINCFMIGCDNCNEWFHGDCIRITEKMAKAIREWYCRECREKDPKLEIRYRHKKSRERDSTERDGSEPRDEGGGRKRPAPDLDLQRRAGSGTGVGAMLARGSASPHKSSPQPLVATPSQHHQQQQQIKRSARMCGECEACRRTEDCGHCDFCRDMKKFGGPNKIRQKCRLRQCQLRARESYKYFPSSLSPVTPSESLPRPRRPLPAQQQPQPSQKLGRIREDEGAVASAAVKEPPEATATPEPLSDEDLPLDPDLYQDFCAGAFDDHSLPWMSDTEESPFLDPALRKRAVKVKHVKRREKKSEKKKEERYKRHRQKQKHKDKWKHPERTDAKDPASLPQCLGPGCVRAAQPGSKYCSDDCGMKLAANRIYEILPQRIQQWQQSPCIAEEHGKKLLERIRREQQSARTRLQEMERRFHELEAIILRAKQQAVREDEESNEGDSDDTDLQIFCVSCGHPINPRVALRHMERCYAKYESQTSFGSMYPTRIEGATRLFCDVYNPQSKTYCKRLQVLCPEHSRDPKVPADEVCGCPLVRDVFELTGDFCRLPKRQCNRHYCWEKLRRAEVDLERVRVWYKLDELFEQERNVRTAMTNRAGLLALMLHQTIQHDPLTTDLRSSADR, from the exons ATG GAGGCGGATGCTTCAGACCCAGAGCCTCCAGATGCCGGGGAGGACAGCAAGTCAGAGAACGGGGAAAACGCGCCCATCTACTGCATCTGCCGCAAACCAGACATCAATTGCTTCATGAT TGGCTGTGACAACTGCAATGAGTGGTTTCATGGGGACTGCATCCGGATCACTGAGAAGATGGCCAAGGCCATCCGGGAGTGGTACTGCCGGGAGTGCCGAG AGAAGGACCCCAAGCTGGAGATCCGCTATCGGCACAAGAAGTCACGGGAGCGGGACAGCACTGAGCGAGACGGCAGTGAGCCCCGGGATGAGGGTGGAGGGCGCAAGAGGCCTGCCCCGGATCTGGACCTGCAGCGCCGGGCGGGGTCAGGGACAGGGGTTGGGGCCATGCTTGCTCGGGGCTCTGCTTCGCCCCACAAATCCTCTCCACAGCCCCTGGTGGCCACGCCCAGCCAG catcaccagcagcagcagcagatcaAACGGTCAGCCCGTATGTGTGGCGAGTGTGAGGCCTGCCGGCGCACCGAGGACTGTGGCCACTGTGACTTCTGCCGAGACATGAAGAAGTTTGGGGGCCCCAACAAGATCCGGCAGAAGTGCCGGCTGCGTCAGTGCCAGCTTCGGGCCCGG GAATCGTACAAGTACTTCCCTTCCTCG CTCTCGCCAGTGACGCCCTCAGAGTCCCTGCCAAGGCCTCGCCGGCCACTGCCCGCCCAGCAGCAGCCACAGCCATCGCAGAAACTGGGGCGCATCCGCGAGGACGAGGGGGCAGTGGCATCAGCAGCAGTCAAGGAGCCACCTGAGGCTACGGCTACACCCGAGCCGCTCTCAGACGAGGACCTCCCGCTGGACCCTGACCTGTACCAGGACTTCTGTGCAGGGGCCTTTGATGACCACAGCCTG CCCTGGATGAGTGACACGGAGGAGTCCCCGTTCCTGGACCCTGCGCTGCGGAAGAGGGCGGTGAAAGTGAAGCACGTGAAGCGTCGAGAGAAGAAGTCTGAGAAGAAG aaggaagaaagatacAAGCGGCATCGGCAGAAGCAGAAGCACAAGGACAAATGGAAGCACCCAGAGCGCACTGACGCCAAGGACCCTGCGTCGCTGCCACAGTGCCTGGGCCCTGGCTGTGTGCGCGCTGCCCAGCCTGGCTCCAAGTATTGCTCAGACGACTGCGGCATGAAGCTGGCAGCCAA CCGCATCTACGAGATCCTCCCCCAGCGCATCCAGCAGTGGCAGCAGAGCCCCTGCATTGCTGAGGAGCATGGCAAGAAGCTGCTCGAACGCATCCGCCGGGAGCAGCAGAGCGCCCGCACCCGCCTTCAGGAAATGGAGCGCCGATTCCACGAGCTCGAGGCCATTATCCTGCGGGCCAAACAGCAGGCTGTGCGCGAGGACGAGGAG AGCAATGAGGGTGACAGCGATGACACGGACCTGCAGATCTTCTGCGTCTCCTGCGGGCACCCCATCAACCCACGTGTTGCCTTGCGCCACATGGAGCGCTGCTACGCCAAG TACGAAAGCCAGACGTCCTTTGGGTCCATGTACCCGACCCGCATCGAGGG GGCCACACGACTCTTCTGCGATGTCTACAATCCTCAGAGCAAGACATACTGCAAGCGGCTCCAGGTGCTGTGCCCCGAGCACTCACGGGACCCCAAA GTGCCAGCTGACGAGGTATGCGGGTGCCCCCTTGTACGTGACGTCTTCGAGCTCACGGGTGACTTCTGCCGCCTGCCCAAGCGCCAGTGCAACCGCCACTACTGCTGGGAGAAGCTGCGGCGTGCCGAGGTGGACCTGGAGCGCGTGCGCGTG TGGTACAAGCTGGACGAGCTGTTTGAGCAGGAGCGCAACGTCCGCACCGCCATGACCAACCGCGCGGGCTTACTGGCCCTGATGCTGCACCAAACCATCCAGCACGACCCGCTCACGACCGACCTGCGCTCCAGTGCCGACCGCTGA
- the CXXC1 gene encoding CXXC-type zinc finger protein 1 isoform X4, with protein MIGCDNCNEWFHGDCIRITEKMAKAIREWYCRECREKDPKLEIRYRHKKSRERDSTERDGSEPRDEGGGRKRPAPDLDLQRRAGSGTGVGAMLARGSASPHKSSPQPLVATPSQHHQQQQQIKRSARMCGECEACRRTEDCGHCDFCRDMKKFGGPNKIRQKCRLRQCQLRARLSPVTPSESLPRPRRPLPAQQQPQPSQKLGRIREDEGAVASAAVKEPPEATATPEPLSDEDLPLDPDLYQDFCAGAFDDHSLPWMSDTEESPFLDPALRKRAVKVKHVKRREKKSEKKKEERYKRHRQKQKHKDKWKHPERTDAKDPASLPQCLGPGCVRAAQPGSKYCSDDCGMKLAANRIYEILPQRIQQWQQSPCIAEEHGKKLLERIRREQQSARTRLQEMERRFHELEAIILRAKQQAVREDEESNEGDSDDTDLQIFCVSCGHPINPRVALRHMERCYAKYESQTSFGSMYPTRIEGATRLFCDVYNPQSKTYCKRLQVLCPEHSRDPKVPADEVCGCPLVRDVFELTGDFCRLPKRQCNRHYCWEKLRRAEVDLERVRVWYKLDELFEQERNVRTAMTNRAGLLALMLHQTIQHDPLTTDLRSSADR; from the exons ATGAT TGGCTGTGACAACTGCAATGAGTGGTTTCATGGGGACTGCATCCGGATCACTGAGAAGATGGCCAAGGCCATCCGGGAGTGGTACTGCCGGGAGTGCCGAG AGAAGGACCCCAAGCTGGAGATCCGCTATCGGCACAAGAAGTCACGGGAGCGGGACAGCACTGAGCGAGACGGCAGTGAGCCCCGGGATGAGGGTGGAGGGCGCAAGAGGCCTGCCCCGGATCTGGACCTGCAGCGCCGGGCGGGGTCAGGGACAGGGGTTGGGGCCATGCTTGCTCGGGGCTCTGCTTCGCCCCACAAATCCTCTCCACAGCCCCTGGTGGCCACGCCCAGCCAG catcaccagcagcagcagcagatcaAACGGTCAGCCCGTATGTGTGGCGAGTGTGAGGCCTGCCGGCGCACCGAGGACTGTGGCCACTGTGACTTCTGCCGAGACATGAAGAAGTTTGGGGGCCCCAACAAGATCCGGCAGAAGTGCCGGCTGCGTCAGTGCCAGCTTCGGGCCCGG CTCTCGCCAGTGACGCCCTCAGAGTCCCTGCCAAGGCCTCGCCGGCCACTGCCCGCCCAGCAGCAGCCACAGCCATCGCAGAAACTGGGGCGCATCCGCGAGGACGAGGGGGCAGTGGCATCAGCAGCAGTCAAGGAGCCACCTGAGGCTACGGCTACACCCGAGCCGCTCTCAGACGAGGACCTCCCGCTGGACCCTGACCTGTACCAGGACTTCTGTGCAGGGGCCTTTGATGACCACAGCCTG CCCTGGATGAGTGACACGGAGGAGTCCCCGTTCCTGGACCCTGCGCTGCGGAAGAGGGCGGTGAAAGTGAAGCACGTGAAGCGTCGAGAGAAGAAGTCTGAGAAGAAG aaggaagaaagatacAAGCGGCATCGGCAGAAGCAGAAGCACAAGGACAAATGGAAGCACCCAGAGCGCACTGACGCCAAGGACCCTGCGTCGCTGCCACAGTGCCTGGGCCCTGGCTGTGTGCGCGCTGCCCAGCCTGGCTCCAAGTATTGCTCAGACGACTGCGGCATGAAGCTGGCAGCCAA CCGCATCTACGAGATCCTCCCCCAGCGCATCCAGCAGTGGCAGCAGAGCCCCTGCATTGCTGAGGAGCATGGCAAGAAGCTGCTCGAACGCATCCGCCGGGAGCAGCAGAGCGCCCGCACCCGCCTTCAGGAAATGGAGCGCCGATTCCACGAGCTCGAGGCCATTATCCTGCGGGCCAAACAGCAGGCTGTGCGCGAGGACGAGGAG AGCAATGAGGGTGACAGCGATGACACGGACCTGCAGATCTTCTGCGTCTCCTGCGGGCACCCCATCAACCCACGTGTTGCCTTGCGCCACATGGAGCGCTGCTACGCCAAG TACGAAAGCCAGACGTCCTTTGGGTCCATGTACCCGACCCGCATCGAGGG GGCCACACGACTCTTCTGCGATGTCTACAATCCTCAGAGCAAGACATACTGCAAGCGGCTCCAGGTGCTGTGCCCCGAGCACTCACGGGACCCCAAA GTGCCAGCTGACGAGGTATGCGGGTGCCCCCTTGTACGTGACGTCTTCGAGCTCACGGGTGACTTCTGCCGCCTGCCCAAGCGCCAGTGCAACCGCCACTACTGCTGGGAGAAGCTGCGGCGTGCCGAGGTGGACCTGGAGCGCGTGCGCGTG TGGTACAAGCTGGACGAGCTGTTTGAGCAGGAGCGCAACGTCCGCACCGCCATGACCAACCGCGCGGGCTTACTGGCCCTGATGCTGCACCAAACCATCCAGCACGACCCGCTCACGACCGACCTGCGCTCCAGTGCCGACCGCTGA
- the CXXC1 gene encoding CXXC-type zinc finger protein 1 isoform X3: MIGCDNCNEWFHGDCIRITEKMAKAIREWYCRECREKDPKLEIRYRHKKSRERDSTERDGSEPRDEGGGRKRPAPDLDLQRRAGSGTGVGAMLARGSASPHKSSPQPLVATPSQHHQQQQQIKRSARMCGECEACRRTEDCGHCDFCRDMKKFGGPNKIRQKCRLRQCQLRARESYKYFPSSLSPVTPSESLPRPRRPLPAQQQPQPSQKLGRIREDEGAVASAAVKEPPEATATPEPLSDEDLPLDPDLYQDFCAGAFDDHSLPWMSDTEESPFLDPALRKRAVKVKHVKRREKKSEKKKEERYKRHRQKQKHKDKWKHPERTDAKDPASLPQCLGPGCVRAAQPGSKYCSDDCGMKLAANRIYEILPQRIQQWQQSPCIAEEHGKKLLERIRREQQSARTRLQEMERRFHELEAIILRAKQQAVREDEESNEGDSDDTDLQIFCVSCGHPINPRVALRHMERCYAKYESQTSFGSMYPTRIEGATRLFCDVYNPQSKTYCKRLQVLCPEHSRDPKVPADEVCGCPLVRDVFELTGDFCRLPKRQCNRHYCWEKLRRAEVDLERVRVWYKLDELFEQERNVRTAMTNRAGLLALMLHQTIQHDPLTTDLRSSADR; encoded by the exons ATGAT TGGCTGTGACAACTGCAATGAGTGGTTTCATGGGGACTGCATCCGGATCACTGAGAAGATGGCCAAGGCCATCCGGGAGTGGTACTGCCGGGAGTGCCGAG AGAAGGACCCCAAGCTGGAGATCCGCTATCGGCACAAGAAGTCACGGGAGCGGGACAGCACTGAGCGAGACGGCAGTGAGCCCCGGGATGAGGGTGGAGGGCGCAAGAGGCCTGCCCCGGATCTGGACCTGCAGCGCCGGGCGGGGTCAGGGACAGGGGTTGGGGCCATGCTTGCTCGGGGCTCTGCTTCGCCCCACAAATCCTCTCCACAGCCCCTGGTGGCCACGCCCAGCCAG catcaccagcagcagcagcagatcaAACGGTCAGCCCGTATGTGTGGCGAGTGTGAGGCCTGCCGGCGCACCGAGGACTGTGGCCACTGTGACTTCTGCCGAGACATGAAGAAGTTTGGGGGCCCCAACAAGATCCGGCAGAAGTGCCGGCTGCGTCAGTGCCAGCTTCGGGCCCGG GAATCGTACAAGTACTTCCCTTCCTCG CTCTCGCCAGTGACGCCCTCAGAGTCCCTGCCAAGGCCTCGCCGGCCACTGCCCGCCCAGCAGCAGCCACAGCCATCGCAGAAACTGGGGCGCATCCGCGAGGACGAGGGGGCAGTGGCATCAGCAGCAGTCAAGGAGCCACCTGAGGCTACGGCTACACCCGAGCCGCTCTCAGACGAGGACCTCCCGCTGGACCCTGACCTGTACCAGGACTTCTGTGCAGGGGCCTTTGATGACCACAGCCTG CCCTGGATGAGTGACACGGAGGAGTCCCCGTTCCTGGACCCTGCGCTGCGGAAGAGGGCGGTGAAAGTGAAGCACGTGAAGCGTCGAGAGAAGAAGTCTGAGAAGAAG aaggaagaaagatacAAGCGGCATCGGCAGAAGCAGAAGCACAAGGACAAATGGAAGCACCCAGAGCGCACTGACGCCAAGGACCCTGCGTCGCTGCCACAGTGCCTGGGCCCTGGCTGTGTGCGCGCTGCCCAGCCTGGCTCCAAGTATTGCTCAGACGACTGCGGCATGAAGCTGGCAGCCAA CCGCATCTACGAGATCCTCCCCCAGCGCATCCAGCAGTGGCAGCAGAGCCCCTGCATTGCTGAGGAGCATGGCAAGAAGCTGCTCGAACGCATCCGCCGGGAGCAGCAGAGCGCCCGCACCCGCCTTCAGGAAATGGAGCGCCGATTCCACGAGCTCGAGGCCATTATCCTGCGGGCCAAACAGCAGGCTGTGCGCGAGGACGAGGAG AGCAATGAGGGTGACAGCGATGACACGGACCTGCAGATCTTCTGCGTCTCCTGCGGGCACCCCATCAACCCACGTGTTGCCTTGCGCCACATGGAGCGCTGCTACGCCAAG TACGAAAGCCAGACGTCCTTTGGGTCCATGTACCCGACCCGCATCGAGGG GGCCACACGACTCTTCTGCGATGTCTACAATCCTCAGAGCAAGACATACTGCAAGCGGCTCCAGGTGCTGTGCCCCGAGCACTCACGGGACCCCAAA GTGCCAGCTGACGAGGTATGCGGGTGCCCCCTTGTACGTGACGTCTTCGAGCTCACGGGTGACTTCTGCCGCCTGCCCAAGCGCCAGTGCAACCGCCACTACTGCTGGGAGAAGCTGCGGCGTGCCGAGGTGGACCTGGAGCGCGTGCGCGTG TGGTACAAGCTGGACGAGCTGTTTGAGCAGGAGCGCAACGTCCGCACCGCCATGACCAACCGCGCGGGCTTACTGGCCCTGATGCTGCACCAAACCATCCAGCACGACCCGCTCACGACCGACCTGCGCTCCAGTGCCGACCGCTGA